The DNA window CTGAGCAAGACCTACGTGACCTTTTGAACATCCCAGATAACTACAAAGTACTCTTTTGCCAAGGCGGTGCGCGTGCACAGTTTGCTGCTGTTCCGCTAAACCTTTTAGGCGATGCTGAAACTGCGACCTATATTGATGGCGGTTACTGGGCTGAGAGCGCAGTTGCAGAAGCGAAAAAATATTGTCAACCAGATGTTTTTGATGCGAAAACGGAAATTGATGGCAAAACGGCAGTACTGCCTGCCAGTGAATGGAAAATAGCACCAGACGCGGCATATGTTCACTTCTGTCCGAACGAAACAATCGACGGTATCGAAATCAATGATCTGCCAGAGACCGACAAGCCGATTGTAGCGGATATGTCGTCTACCATTTTGTCGCGTGAGATCGATGTTTCTAAGTATGGCGTTATTTACGCAGGTGCTCAGAAAAATATTGGTCCATCAGGAATCGCGATTGCTATTGTTCGCGACGATCTATTGGGTATGGCAAAGCAGGTTTTACCGAGTGTTTTAGATTACACAGTTCTAGCTGAAAAAGAGTCCATGTTTAACACTCCACCGACTTTTGCCTGGTATCTTTCTGGCCTTGTTTTCAAATGGCTAAAAGCGGAAGGTGGTGTAAAGAGTATTGAAAAAGTGAATCGTGAAAAAGCTAAGTTATTATACGATTTCATTGATCAATCTGCTTTTTACCGTAATGGTATCCACCCAGAAAACCGTTCTCTAATGAACATACCGTTCCAACTTGCGAAACCAGAACTCGATGGTACCTTTTTAGAACTCGCTGATGCGAGAGGTCTTAAGTCTCTTAAAGGCCACCGTGCTGTAGGTGGTATGCGTGCGTCTATCTACAACGCAATGCCATTAGAAGGTGTTCAGGCGCTTGTCGACTTTATGAAAGAATTTGAGAGAAAATACGCATAATTAACGTAAACTTTCATCTCTATTTAAGCGCCGCAATTGCGGCGCTTTTTTATGCGCATTTGTGCATAATGGCCAATGCTAATTTATACTTCAAATGTGCCTTACTATTAAATGCTTAGAAGTAAACCTACTGTCTGTAGAAACTGTGTCAAATGGGTTTACATTCTATAAAACTGCTTGAAGTTAAATGATTGATAATAAAGAGGTTTTATAGTTGGTCTTATTCTTGCTTACTTATCCTTGCTTCTTGTTCTGATGTCTCACACCATGTTTATAAGGATATATCCATGAAAAAAATATTGTTTTATAGTGGTTTATTGTTGTTCTGTACGAACGTACAAGCAACTGTTATCTCGGACTTAGTCGATGTATCCGAAGGCGGTGGTCTATACGCCAAAATAGCAGTTGAAAATACGGCTGCTGATACAGTTACGATCACTGCCGATATCGCAGATCCTATCAACCCAGGCCTCACCCAAGGTGATATTCTTTCTGTTTGGTTTAATTTATCTGACTTCTCTGGTCTGGGGGCTACAGCGAGTTTGGGTAATATATCTATCAACGGTAGCTCGATTGGGGGCAGTGAGTTCTTCAGTGGGTCGTCTTTACTGTTTGGTGAAGATGCTTTTGCTACTAATGCACTTGGTGGTAACAATAACTTAAATGGTACGGGTACGAGTGCTTGGGATTTAGTGGTCGAAACTGGTCAAAATGGCGCGGCCAGTGGATTTATTCAAACCCTGAGTTTTGATTTAACGATCGCCGGATTAGATGAAGTCCTTTTTGACGAGCAATTGTTTGGAATGAGAGTTCAAAGTGTTGAAGGGAATATGAATTTCATTGCTTCATCAAAATTGCTTGGAGGATCATTTGAGGATCCAGATACACAAGTGGGAACCATTCCTGAGCCAGCACCACTTTCACTATTTGCTTTAGCGTTATTTGGTATTGGCTTATTAAGACGCAAACAAATGAATTAGTAACTGAACTTTATTAAGATACGGCAATATTTTCCTACGACTCAAATTAAAAGGGCTCATCAGAAGATGAGCCCTTTATAGTGTGTATGATGTTACCTTACAGAGACTGCAATAGCTGGTGGTAGCGGCCTTGCTGCGCTATCAGTGTCTGGTGATTACCTTGCTCAATGATTTCCCCTTGCTCCATCAAGCATATATTGTCCATGTTCTCTAGTTCGATGAGTCGGTGAGTAATGAAAATCACCGTCTTATTAGCAAAATGCTGATTGAATAACGCCATCACTTTTTGTTCAGTGCGTTTATCAAGACCTTCAGTTGGCTCATCCAACAGAAGGATCGGCGCATCACGCAATAGTGCTCTTGCAATACCGATTCGTCGTTTTTCACCACCAGATAGCTGACGACCGCCATCGCCTAACCAGGCATCCAAGCCAGGTTCTTGCAGAAGGCCAGCCAGATCTACCTGCGTTAATATCTCGGCGAGTTCCTCATCGCTGGTTTGCGGCGCTGCCATCAGTAAATTGTCACGCAGCGTGCCATTGAGTACATCAACACGTTGGCTGACAACGGTAATAGCAGCACGAAGGTCTGACTCGCTCCAGTCTTGAAGTGCAGCACCACCGATACGAACTTCACCCTGGTTCACGTCCCAGTATCGGCATAACAACTGGATTAGTGTTGATTTACCTGAACCAGTCTGACCAACAATTGCCGTTCTCGAGCCAAGCGGGAGTGACAGAGACAAGTTGTTCAGCACTTTCTTCTGACCGTCAGGATAGGCAAAGCTGATGTTGTCAAACTCAATATCAAGTTGATTGTCATCGCGATTAGATTGCGAAGGGAAAACCACATCAGGTTTAGCCAGAATGACTTCGTTTAAACGACGGGCTGAAGTCAGGGTCTGACCTAAATACTGGAAGGCACCTGCGATAGGCATCAGGATCTCGAAACTTGCCATGGTGGCAAATGCAAACAGGGCAATCCATGGATCGGGAGCTCGCCCCCCAACGCCATCTGCTGCGAACCATAACATCACGACCAGTGTCAGGCCGTTAACCAACATAAGAAGTCCCGATGCCAATCCGGTAAGATTTGCATTAACATACTGATTTGAAAGAAGCTGCTTTTGTTTCTCTAAAATCATGTTGCGATAGCGCTCTTCAGCTCCGAAGATACTAAGTTCGCTATAGCCTTGTAGCCAGTCAAGCGTTGCTACACGTAGCTCAGCTTTACGGTGAGTTAAATGCGCGCCATTGTTTTTGCCAAGTTTGTAAAACAATACCGGCCATACTAAAAGCATTACCGTCAGAACTGCACCCAACAGCAGTGCTAATTGCCAGTCAAAGAATGCCAGAACGGCAGTCAGAGTCAGAATTCCGAATATACCAATTATGACAGGGCTGATAAGACGCAGGTATACGTGATCCATTGCATCGACATCCGCAACCAAACGGTTGAGTACATCGGCATCACGCATAGTAGATACCCTTCCCGGGATCAGCGGAGCAAGTTTCTCAAAGAAGAAAATACGTAAATCGGTGAGCAACTTGAAAGTTGCATTATGACTGACGACCCGCTCACCCCAGCGACCTGCGGTACGGGCCATCGCGGCGCCACGAACACCCGCTCCGGGCAGCATGTAGTTGAACGTCTCACGGGCAATGGTTAAGCCAGCTACGGAAGCGGCGGAAATAAACCAACCAGAAAGCGTTAATAGCCCGATAGAGGCGGCAAGTGTCAGAAATGCCAGTAGCATTCCTAATGACAAACCAAACCAATGCTTTTTATACAGTTTTAGATAAGGGAGTAAATCACGCATCTAAGTTCCCCTTGTCTGATTCTCGTTGCGCTAAGTTAGCCGCTAACATGTCTTTGAATAACCCGTTTTCTGACGCGAGAGTAGTATAGTCACCTTGCTGTACTATCTGGCCGTCTTGAATCACTAATATTTGCGAGACGTTTTTCAGTGGCGCAAGTTGGTGAGTGATCATCAGATTGGTGGTCGATTGGGTATATTTACTGATACCTTCCATCACTAGTCGTTCACTGCGGGCGTCTAAACTGGCAGTAGGTTCATCTAACAACCAAAAGCGGCCATTTTGAAGCATAGCTCTGGAAAGAGCGAGGCGCTGTGCCTGGCCGACAGATAATCCACCAGATCGGTCAGAGATCGGGTAATCTAAGCCGTGCATGTCAACAAACTCTGCTGCGTGGGAATCTTTCAAAACAGCATTGACGGCTTCATCCTGAACATTGAGTTTACCCAGTGTGACATTGTCACGAATGCTGCCATGAAGCAACATCGGGTTTTGACCGAT is part of the Vibrio sp. B1FLJ16 genome and encodes:
- the serC gene encoding 3-phosphoserine/phosphohydroxythreonine transaminase; translated protein: MSIMEQNTDNVFNFSAGPAGLPKAVMQQAQKELLDWQGLGTSVMEISHRSKEFIKVAEEAEQDLRDLLNIPDNYKVLFCQGGARAQFAAVPLNLLGDAETATYIDGGYWAESAVAEAKKYCQPDVFDAKTEIDGKTAVLPASEWKIAPDAAYVHFCPNETIDGIEINDLPETDKPIVADMSSTILSREIDVSKYGVIYAGAQKNIGPSGIAIAIVRDDLLGMAKQVLPSVLDYTVLAEKESMFNTPPTFAWYLSGLVFKWLKAEGGVKSIEKVNREKAKLLYDFIDQSAFYRNGIHPENRSLMNIPFQLAKPELDGTFLELADARGLKSLKGHRAVGGMRASIYNAMPLEGVQALVDFMKEFERKYA
- a CDS encoding PEP-CTERM sorting domain-containing protein, whose amino-acid sequence is MKKILFYSGLLLFCTNVQATVISDLVDVSEGGGLYAKIAVENTAADTVTITADIADPINPGLTQGDILSVWFNLSDFSGLGATASLGNISINGSSIGGSEFFSGSSLLFGEDAFATNALGGNNNLNGTGTSAWDLVVETGQNGAASGFIQTLSFDLTIAGLDEVLFDEQLFGMRVQSVEGNMNFIASSKLLGGSFEDPDTQVGTIPEPAPLSLFALALFGIGLLRRKQMN
- the cydC gene encoding cysteine/glutathione ABC transporter ATP-binding protein/permease CydC; translation: MRDLLPYLKLYKKHWFGLSLGMLLAFLTLAASIGLLTLSGWFISAASVAGLTIARETFNYMLPGAGVRGAAMARTAGRWGERVVSHNATFKLLTDLRIFFFEKLAPLIPGRVSTMRDADVLNRLVADVDAMDHVYLRLISPVIIGIFGILTLTAVLAFFDWQLALLLGAVLTVMLLVWPVLFYKLGKNNGAHLTHRKAELRVATLDWLQGYSELSIFGAEERYRNMILEKQKQLLSNQYVNANLTGLASGLLMLVNGLTLVVMLWFAADGVGGRAPDPWIALFAFATMASFEILMPIAGAFQYLGQTLTSARRLNEVILAKPDVVFPSQSNRDDNQLDIEFDNISFAYPDGQKKVLNNLSLSLPLGSRTAIVGQTGSGKSTLIQLLCRYWDVNQGEVRIGGAALQDWSESDLRAAITVVSQRVDVLNGTLRDNLLMAAPQTSDEELAEILTQVDLAGLLQEPGLDAWLGDGGRQLSGGEKRRIGIARALLRDAPILLLDEPTEGLDKRTEQKVMALFNQHFANKTVIFITHRLIELENMDNICLMEQGEIIEQGNHQTLIAQQGRYHQLLQSL